A single genomic interval of Croceibacter atlanticus HTCC2559 harbors:
- a CDS encoding ligand-binding sensor domain-containing protein gives MKFPYSIFKIIVVGLCVFMHCQTGVSQILSDTLMVNHLGQDKGLVQLNANALTQDENGFLWVGTEDGLHRFNGYEFKLFTASPNDSNSIQDDHIRGLYAKGDTLWIASNTKGILGYQLSKNTFFALKKNNKNLNLGISYGIFPLNEDFLLFSFKNYATVYNTKTKREVIVKLPTNSRESRVLDVDAINETEYIFTTSASGPLVFNIKTGIVKPFKIEGLELITQIEALVDGFLIGTITGIYTVDKQFKSLKKYVDGVSVNHISKKSEGTFFIATQVKLLEFNEVDGVTSYIVKDTSKKIYKPFTANEIVSDENGNTWFGTEGDGVVHYNSFQKKFETNRVRLNDVLKSTNINIFPFYKDTDSLLWLGSSFGVVKHNTYKNTYKLYKHKNANIIYAFAKDENNTLWAGGIFDGLLKYIPSEDRFKQYLKHPYKENTLPDNEVLEIIPMPDNKLWLCTWTGGISEFNTETETFTPILINGKRINRARISLKDSKGNLWLGTDEGLYKLNSSLEFEHHFTETAAKEKSLTSNRIFAINEDNNGFIWIGTSSGITKLNTTTLQTEKFIKQKGFPNDFVYSLLIDEANNVWVSTNKGISVLNSKTKEFKNYTSEDGLQNNEFNGKSGYKDKDGYFYFGGIDGFNKFQPSKIKDYPYQPKVYFESVELFNAPIESTLRNNDTLYFKSDENVITLNFSSLSYLNPEKTFYRYKLDNFDESWSPSTQRQNATYTNLNPGEYTFYVSASQMTGQWSDPKVLNIVVKPLWYQTIVFKILLVLCIFAMGVCIVLRETNALKRDKEKLSRLVDQRTQDLLLKNKALEKANKKTSQQKDNISFLMKELNHRVKNNLQIISSLLNIQSATVDSQAKDSLLIAKNRILAIAYIQNEIQIDQKKINVKKFIEEFVPRILQLLADDGLMKFEIIYNLKRTGFCEVNTTLLGLILNELVTNTFKYAFKTYNKDNYLKISCEKINHTLLITLEDNGCGYTLDEIKSSSLGVGLVSDMVSQLDGALETNTDNGVVNSIKIDCK, from the coding sequence TTGAAGTTTCCTTACAGCATATTTAAAATAATTGTAGTTGGCCTTTGTGTTTTTATGCATTGCCAAACAGGAGTCTCTCAAATATTAAGTGATACTTTAATGGTTAATCACTTAGGTCAAGATAAAGGCTTGGTGCAATTAAATGCTAACGCACTTACTCAAGATGAAAACGGATTTTTATGGGTAGGAACAGAAGATGGTCTTCATAGATTTAATGGCTATGAATTTAAACTGTTCACTGCAAGCCCTAATGATTCTAACTCTATTCAAGACGATCACATAAGAGGTTTATACGCAAAAGGAGATACGCTTTGGATAGCCTCTAACACCAAAGGTATTTTAGGGTACCAACTCTCAAAAAATACATTCTTTGCTTTAAAGAAAAATAATAAAAACCTTAACCTAGGTATAAGCTATGGTATCTTTCCGTTAAATGAAGACTTCTTACTGTTTTCATTTAAAAATTATGCAACTGTTTACAATACTAAAACTAAACGCGAGGTAATAGTAAAGCTGCCAACTAACTCCCGAGAAAGTCGAGTACTAGATGTAGATGCTATTAATGAGACAGAGTACATCTTTACGACATCGGCTTCTGGTCCACTGGTATTTAATATAAAAACAGGTATTGTTAAACCATTTAAAATTGAAGGTTTAGAACTTATCACTCAAATTGAAGCCCTAGTCGATGGTTTTTTAATTGGTACCATAACGGGAATTTATACAGTAGACAAGCAATTTAAATCACTAAAGAAATATGTAGATGGTGTTTCTGTAAACCATATCTCGAAAAAATCTGAAGGCACATTCTTTATAGCAACTCAGGTTAAGTTGTTAGAGTTCAATGAAGTTGATGGCGTAACTTCCTATATCGTAAAAGACACTTCAAAAAAGATTTATAAGCCTTTTACAGCCAATGAGATTGTTTCAGATGAAAATGGAAATACTTGGTTTGGTACAGAAGGAGATGGTGTAGTACATTATAATAGTTTTCAGAAAAAATTTGAAACCAATAGAGTTCGTTTAAATGATGTATTAAAGTCTACTAACATTAATATTTTTCCTTTTTATAAGGATACAGATTCATTATTATGGTTGGGAAGCTCATTTGGAGTTGTAAAACATAACACCTACAAGAACACTTATAAACTATATAAACATAAAAATGCAAATATAATTTATGCGTTTGCCAAAGATGAAAATAATACACTTTGGGCTGGAGGTATTTTTGATGGACTTTTAAAGTACATACCTTCAGAAGATAGGTTTAAGCAGTATTTAAAACATCCTTATAAAGAAAACACGTTGCCCGATAATGAGGTATTAGAAATAATACCAATGCCAGATAACAAGTTATGGCTATGTACCTGGACTGGCGGAATTTCTGAATTTAATACGGAGACAGAAACATTTACACCTATATTAATAAATGGTAAGCGAATAAACAGAGCAAGAATTTCACTTAAGGATAGTAAAGGTAATTTATGGTTAGGTACAGATGAAGGTCTTTATAAATTAAATAGTAGCTTAGAGTTTGAGCATCATTTTACCGAAACTGCTGCTAAGGAAAAGAGCTTGACTAGTAATAGAATCTTTGCAATTAATGAAGATAATAACGGTTTTATTTGGATAGGTACCAGTTCTGGAATCACTAAGTTAAACACAACCACCTTACAGACAGAAAAGTTTATAAAGCAAAAAGGGTTTCCTAATGATTTTGTTTATAGCTTGTTAATCGATGAGGCTAATAATGTTTGGGTTTCTACTAATAAGGGAATATCAGTTTTAAACTCCAAAACTAAAGAGTTTAAAAACTATACGAGTGAGGATGGTTTGCAAAATAATGAGTTTAATGGGAAGTCTGGCTATAAGGATAAAGACGGCTATTTTTACTTTGGAGGTATAGATGGTTTTAATAAGTTTCAGCCATCTAAAATTAAGGATTATCCATACCAACCTAAAGTATATTTTGAATCTGTCGAGTTGTTTAACGCTCCAATAGAATCTACTCTGCGAAATAATGACACCTTATATTTTAAAAGTGATGAAAATGTAATCACACTTAATTTTTCATCATTAAGTTATTTAAACCCAGAAAAAACATTTTACAGGTACAAGCTTGATAATTTTGATGAAAGTTGGAGTCCGTCTACGCAACGTCAAAACGCTACGTATACAAATTTAAATCCTGGAGAGTATACATTTTATGTATCTGCTTCACAAATGACAGGGCAATGGAGCGATCCTAAGGTGTTAAACATAGTTGTTAAGCCATTATGGTACCAAACTATAGTTTTTAAAATACTGCTTGTCTTATGCATTTTTGCAATGGGGGTGTGTATAGTATTAAGAGAAACTAATGCTTTAAAGAGAGATAAGGAAAAACTTTCTAGGTTGGTAGATCAGCGCACTCAAGACTTATTGCTTAAAAATAAAGCTTTAGAAAAAGCCAATAAAAAAACCTCTCAACAAAAGGATAATATTAGCTTTCTTATGAAGGAGCTAAATCATAGAGTAAAAAACAATCTTCAGATAATTTCCAGTTTGTTAAATATACAATCTGCCACGGTTGATAGCCAGGCAAAGGATAGTTTGTTAATAGCCAAAAATAGAATTTTAGCTATTGCTTATATTCAGAATGAAATTCAAATAGACCAGAAAAAGATAAACGTTAAAAAGTTTATTGAAGAGTTTGTGCCAAGAATACTTCAGCTTTTAGCAGATGACGGTTTGATGAAGTTCGAAATAATTTATAACTTAAAGCGAACAGGATTTTGTGAAGTTAATACCACCTTATTGGGGTTAATTCTCAACGAGCTGGTTACAAATACCTTTAAATATGCCTTTAAAACATATAATAAGGATAACTACTTGAAAATTTCTTGTGAAAAAATAAACCATACATTACTCATTACACTAGAAGATAATGGTTGCGGATATACCTTAGATGAAATTAAATCGAGCTCTTTGGGCGTAGGATTGGTTTCAGATATGGTATCGCAATTGGATGGAGCCCTAGAAACCAATACCGATAACGGTGTTGTAAATAGCATTAAAATAGATTGTAAATAA
- a CDS encoding bifunctional 5,10-methylenetetrahydrofolate dehydrogenase/5,10-methenyltetrahydrofolate cyclohydrolase has product MTILDGKATSEKIKLEITEEVNKMKANNEKVPHLAAIIVGNDGASLTYVNSKVKSCERVGFESTMVRMPSTTSETELLKKIKELNENSDIDGFIVQLPLPKQIDTQKVLMAVDPDKDVDGFHPTNFGRMALDMTTFIPATPFGILELLERYEVETSGKHTVVIGRSHIVGRPMSILMGRKGFPGNSTVTLTHSRTKNITQITSQADIIITALGVPGFLKAEMVKDDAVVIDVGITRVPDETKKRGYYLTGDVDFENVSKKASFITPVPGGVGPMTIAMLLKNTLLARERHRGLV; this is encoded by the coding sequence ATGACCATACTAGACGGTAAAGCAACTTCAGAAAAAATTAAGTTAGAGATAACTGAAGAAGTTAATAAAATGAAGGCTAATAATGAGAAAGTCCCTCATTTGGCAGCTATTATTGTTGGTAACGATGGTGCAAGTTTAACGTATGTAAATAGCAAGGTAAAATCTTGTGAGCGTGTAGGATTTGAGTCAACAATGGTAAGAATGCCGTCCACAACTAGTGAGACAGAATTGCTTAAAAAGATAAAAGAACTTAACGAAAACTCAGATATAGATGGGTTTATAGTGCAATTACCGTTACCAAAACAAATAGACACACAAAAAGTGCTAATGGCGGTAGATCCAGATAAAGATGTAGATGGTTTTCACCCTACAAACTTTGGACGTATGGCGCTGGATATGACAACGTTTATTCCTGCAACGCCATTTGGTATCTTAGAGCTGTTAGAGCGTTATGAGGTAGAGACAAGCGGAAAACATACCGTTGTTATTGGTCGTAGTCATATTGTTGGAAGACCTATGAGTATCTTAATGGGTAGAAAAGGATTTCCAGGAAACTCAACTGTAACATTAACACATAGCCGCACAAAAAATATTACTCAAATTACATCTCAAGCAGATATCATAATTACAGCATTAGGCGTGCCTGGCTTCTTAAAAGCAGAAATGGTAAAAGACGATGCTGTGGTAATTGATGTAGGGATTACACGTGTTCCAGATGAAACAAAAAAACGTGGATATTACCTTACTGGCGATGTAGATTTTGAAAATGTTAGCAAAAAAGCAAGCTTTATTACACCTGTTCCTGGTGGTGTAGGACCAATGACGATTGCTATGTTGTTGAAAAACACTCTTTTAGCAAGAGAGCGTCACAGAGGCCTTGTATAG
- a CDS encoding sodium-translocating pyrophosphatase gives MESFMIYMPIAMAVLGLIYMWVKQSWVMKQNAGDGKMKEISDHIYEGALAFLSAEYKLLTIFVVVVSVLLAIVSIVVPTTHWLIVVAFIFGAVFSAFAGNIGMKIATKTNVRTTQAAKTSLPQALKISFGGGTVMGLGVAGLAVLGLTAFFIIFFHTFMGASWTNTMDMTIVLETLAGFSLGAESIALFARVGGGIYTKAADVGADLVGKVEAGIPEDDPRNPATIADNVGDNVGDVAGMGADLFGSYVATVLAAMVLGNYVIKDMGGAITDAFGGIGPILLPMAIAGVGIIISIIGTMLVKINSNEAKEDKVMGALNLGNWVSIILVAISCFALVTWMLPETMKMEFFGEGLQDISSMRVFYATLVGLFVGAVISSVTEFYTGLGKKPILKIVQQSSTGAGTNIIAGLATGMISTFPSVLLFAGAIWASYAFAGFYGVALAASAMMATTAMQLAIDAFGPISDNAGGIAEMSEQEPIVRERTDILDSVGNTTAATGKGFAIASAALTSLALFAAYVTFTGIDGINIFKAPVLAMLFVGGMVPVVFSALAMNAVGKAAMQMVQEVRRQFRDIPGIMEGTGKPQYDKCVEISTQASLKEMMLPGLLTIGFPLIIAFVPMLFGMSTLAIAEMLGGYMAGVTVSGVLWAIFQNNAGGAWDNAKKSFEAGVMINGKMTYKGSDAHKAAVTGDTVGDPFKDTSGPSMNILIKLTCLIGLVIAPILGGHSAETDIDEVETIEVSENVIIEGTQDLNNKTETVVEMVKNDATGEVVANVEIRRTVNGETTIEEKSFRGTEEEVRSQLKDVDGIKIKVKDKE, from the coding sequence ATGGAGTCATTTATGATTTACATGCCAATTGCAATGGCAGTTTTAGGTTTAATCTACATGTGGGTTAAACAATCTTGGGTAATGAAACAAAACGCTGGAGATGGTAAGATGAAAGAAATTTCAGACCATATCTACGAAGGTGCACTAGCATTTCTTAGCGCAGAGTACAAATTACTTACAATTTTTGTTGTTGTAGTAAGTGTTCTGCTCGCTATAGTTTCAATTGTTGTACCTACTACCCATTGGTTAATTGTAGTTGCATTTATATTTGGAGCAGTCTTTTCTGCTTTCGCAGGAAATATAGGTATGAAAATCGCTACTAAAACCAATGTAAGAACTACGCAGGCAGCAAAAACAAGTTTGCCGCAAGCCCTTAAGATATCTTTTGGTGGCGGTACTGTAATGGGATTAGGTGTAGCCGGTTTAGCAGTGTTAGGGTTAACAGCATTTTTTATCATTTTCTTCCATACGTTTATGGGCGCTTCTTGGACCAATACTATGGATATGACAATAGTATTAGAAACCTTAGCAGGATTTTCATTAGGTGCAGAGTCTATTGCACTTTTTGCTCGTGTTGGTGGTGGTATCTATACTAAAGCAGCAGATGTTGGCGCAGATTTAGTTGGTAAGGTAGAAGCTGGTATTCCAGAAGATGATCCTCGTAATCCTGCTACAATAGCAGATAACGTTGGAGATAATGTTGGAGATGTTGCAGGAATGGGAGCAGATTTATTCGGGTCTTACGTAGCAACAGTTCTAGCAGCAATGGTTCTTGGTAACTATGTGATAAAAGATATGGGTGGCGCTATTACAGATGCTTTTGGCGGTATTGGCCCAATTCTTTTACCAATGGCAATTGCAGGTGTTGGTATTATCATTTCTATCATTGGTACTATGCTGGTTAAAATTAACAGCAATGAGGCTAAAGAAGATAAAGTTATGGGTGCGTTAAACTTAGGAAATTGGGTGTCAATTATATTGGTGGCTATTTCTTGTTTTGCATTAGTGACTTGGATGTTGCCAGAAACTATGAAAATGGAATTCTTTGGTGAAGGCCTTCAAGATATTTCGTCTATGCGTGTGTTTTATGCAACCTTAGTAGGTCTTTTTGTAGGAGCAGTTATCTCTTCTGTAACCGAATTTTATACAGGTCTTGGTAAAAAACCAATATTAAAAATAGTACAACAGTCTAGCACAGGTGCAGGAACAAATATTATTGCAGGATTAGCAACGGGTATGATTTCTACATTCCCATCTGTATTGTTATTTGCTGGTGCCATTTGGGCTTCATATGCATTTGCAGGATTTTATGGTGTGGCATTAGCCGCTTCAGCAATGATGGCAACAACGGCTATGCAATTAGCAATTGATGCATTTGGACCAATATCAGACAATGCTGGTGGTATTGCAGAGATGAGTGAGCAAGAACCAATAGTACGTGAGCGTACAGACATTTTAGACTCTGTTGGTAATACAACGGCAGCAACAGGAAAAGGTTTTGCTATTGCTTCTGCAGCATTAACTTCATTAGCACTTTTTGCGGCCTATGTTACTTTTACAGGAATAGATGGTATAAACATTTTTAAAGCTCCGGTTTTAGCAATGTTGTTTGTAGGAGGTATGGTTCCAGTTGTATTTTCTGCCTTGGCTATGAATGCCGTAGGAAAAGCAGCTATGCAAATGGTACAAGAAGTACGCAGACAGTTTAGAGATATTCCAGGAATTATGGAAGGTACAGGAAAACCACAATATGATAAATGTGTCGAAATTTCTACTCAGGCTTCTTTAAAAGAAATGATGTTGCCAGGTTTATTAACTATAGGCTTTCCACTTATTATTGCTTTTGTGCCAATGCTTTTTGGAATGAGCACTTTAGCAATTGCAGAAATGCTTGGAGGTTATATGGCAGGTGTTACAGTTAGTGGCGTGCTTTGGGCAATTTTCCAAAACAATGCTGGTGGTGCTTGGGATAATGCTAAGAAATCTTTTGAAGCTGGTGTGATGATTAATGGAAAAATGACCTATAAAGGTAGTGATGCTCATAAAGCAGCAGTTACTGGAGATACTGTTGGAGATCCTTTCAAAGATACTTCTGGTCCTTCAATGAACATATTAATAAAGCTAACTTGTCTTATAGGATTAGTGATAGCACCTATATTAGGCGGTCATTCAGCTGAAACTGATATAGATGAAGTTGAAACTATTGAGGTTAGTGAAAACGTTATTATTGAAGGCACTCAAGACCTTAATAACAAAACTGAAACTGTAGTGGAGATGGTAAAAAATGACGCTACCGGAGAAGTTGTTGCTAACGTTGAAATTAGAAGAACAGTAAATGGCGAAACAACTATCGAAGAGAAGTCTTTTAGAGGTACAGAAGAAGAAGTACGCTCTCAGTTAAAAGATGTAGATGGTATTAAAATTAAGGTGAAAGATAAAGAGTAA
- a CDS encoding response regulator, translating into MENIKRILLVEDEFIIAKDIKITLEKYAKIKVDTAKNFKQAYELFSVNDYQLLLTDINLNEEKDGIDVASQLKEIKSIPVVFLTAYSDQDIINKAKKVLPFAYLLKPFDEVQLKVTIDLAMLNYKKEVEGIEEVARYSEQIEELTKREKQVLIVLASGKTAKETGDNLNISAHTVEVHKKNIKKKLHMNTMSELINFALSSKLYEVS; encoded by the coding sequence ATGGAAAACATTAAAAGAATTCTTCTGGTTGAAGATGAGTTTATTATAGCAAAGGATATTAAGATAACCTTAGAGAAGTATGCCAAGATTAAGGTAGATACTGCTAAGAATTTTAAGCAAGCCTATGAGTTGTTCTCTGTCAACGACTATCAACTTTTACTTACAGATATAAACTTGAATGAGGAAAAAGATGGAATAGATGTAGCGTCACAACTAAAAGAAATAAAAAGCATTCCTGTGGTGTTCCTAACAGCATATAGCGATCAGGACATTATAAATAAAGCAAAAAAAGTACTGCCATTCGCATACCTCCTTAAACCGTTTGATGAGGTACAGCTAAAAGTAACTATAGATCTTGCTATGCTTAACTACAAGAAAGAAGTCGAAGGCATTGAGGAAGTGGCTCGTTATTCAGAACAAATAGAGGAGCTTACTAAGCGAGAAAAACAAGTGCTAATTGTATTAGCGTCTGGGAAAACTGCAAAAGAAACAGGAGATAATCTAAATATCTCTGCTCATACAGTTGAGGTTCATAAAAAGAATATTAAAAAGAAACTACATATGAATACAATGTCTGAACTTATAAACTTTGCATTGTCTTCTAAATTATATGAAGTTTCATAA
- a CDS encoding inorganic diphosphatase: MTASKIKTFDVLIEIPKGSRNKYEYDFQLKKIRYDRMIFSSMMYPADYGFMPETLALDGDPLDVLVLVTEPTFPGCVIEVKPIGVFHMADEKGPDEKVICVPISDPIANNVNDLNELNPHLIKEIEHFFQVYKDLEEKKVDVGGWGDVNEAKEIVSKCIIRYQESDIPAEEVSIK; this comes from the coding sequence ATGACAGCAAGTAAGATTAAAACTTTCGATGTGCTTATCGAAATTCCAAAAGGAAGCAGAAACAAATATGAATACGATTTTCAATTAAAGAAAATTCGTTACGATCGTATGATATTTTCATCTATGATGTATCCTGCAGATTACGGTTTTATGCCAGAAACATTAGCATTAGATGGAGATCCTTTAGATGTATTGGTGCTTGTAACAGAGCCAACATTTCCTGGTTGTGTTATAGAGGTTAAGCCAATTGGAGTTTTTCATATGGCAGATGAAAAAGGACCAGATGAGAAAGTTATCTGTGTTCCAATAAGTGATCCTATTGCAAACAATGTAAATGATCTAAATGAACTTAATCCTCACTTAATAAAGGAGATTGAGCATTTTTTCCAAGTATATAAAGATTTAGAAGAGAAGAAAGTAGATGTTGGTGGTTGGGGAGACGTTAATGAAGCAAAAGAAATTGTTTCTAAATGTATCATAAGATATCAAGAAAGTGATATTCCTGCAGAGGAAGTTAGTATAAAATAA
- the argS gene encoding arginine--tRNA ligase yields MTLQETLNLHVTNAVSSLYDARLESVEFQATRKEFEGDITVVVFPMLRVVKGNPVQIGNQIGDYLVEHVEEVSAFNVVKGFLNIVISDLYYNAAFQEILSEKHFGFKKAEGDAVMVEYSSPNTNKPLHLGHIRNNLLGYSVSEILKASGKNVYKTQIINDRGIHICKSMLAWQKFGKGETPESTGLKGDKLVGNYYVRFDKEYKKQVAEIVASGTEEKEAKTQAPLLLEAQAMLKQWEAGDEDVVNLWKMMNGWVYKGFEETYTNLGVDFDTYYYESDTYLLGKDIIETGLEKGVFFKKEDGSVWCDLTEDGLDEKLVLRSDGTAVYMTQDLGTAVQRVKDYPDVGGMIYTVGNEQDYHFKVLFLILQKLGYSWAEYLYHLSYGMVDLPSGKMKSREGTVVDADDLMVDMTQTAKTLSEDLGKLDGYSAEEKEELYKTIGLGALKYYILKVDPKKRILFNPEESVDFQGNTGPFIQYTYARIQSILRKSKLDTNAPVAETPKSLHPKEKELLKIMLQFPEVIQQAAQQHSPALIANYTYDLVKEFNSFYQNVTILGTDDEVLKTFRVALSFKVSELIKDAFSLLGIQVPVRM; encoded by the coding sequence ATGACACTTCAAGAGACTTTAAACCTTCACGTTACAAACGCAGTATCATCTTTATATGATGCAAGATTAGAATCAGTTGAATTTCAGGCTACCAGAAAGGAGTTTGAAGGTGATATTACTGTTGTGGTGTTTCCTATGTTACGTGTTGTAAAAGGCAATCCTGTCCAAATTGGTAATCAAATTGGAGACTATTTAGTTGAACACGTTGAAGAGGTTTCGGCATTTAATGTTGTAAAAGGGTTTTTAAATATTGTAATATCAGATTTATATTACAATGCTGCTTTTCAAGAGATACTTTCAGAAAAACATTTTGGATTTAAGAAAGCTGAAGGAGATGCTGTAATGGTAGAGTATTCTTCACCTAATACAAATAAACCACTTCATTTAGGGCACATAAGAAATAATCTGTTAGGATATTCTGTGTCTGAAATATTAAAAGCTTCTGGTAAGAACGTTTATAAAACTCAAATTATAAACGATCGTGGCATACACATTTGTAAAAGTATGTTGGCTTGGCAGAAATTTGGTAAAGGAGAAACGCCAGAAAGTACAGGCCTTAAGGGAGACAAGCTAGTTGGAAATTATTATGTGAGGTTCGATAAAGAATATAAGAAACAAGTAGCTGAGATTGTAGCATCTGGCACTGAAGAAAAAGAAGCAAAAACACAAGCACCGTTGTTGTTGGAAGCACAAGCTATGCTTAAACAGTGGGAAGCAGGAGATGAAGATGTAGTAAATCTTTGGAAAATGATGAACGGTTGGGTGTACAAAGGCTTCGAGGAAACCTATACTAATTTAGGTGTAGATTTTGACACGTATTATTATGAAAGTGACACTTACCTTTTAGGTAAAGATATTATAGAAACAGGCCTAGAGAAAGGTGTGTTTTTTAAGAAAGAAGATGGTTCTGTATGGTGTGACCTTACGGAAGATGGTTTGGATGAAAAGCTTGTATTACGAAGTGATGGTACTGCAGTTTATATGACTCAAGACTTGGGAACAGCAGTACAGCGTGTTAAAGATTACCCAGATGTAGGAGGTATGATTTATACAGTAGGTAATGAGCAAGATTATCACTTTAAGGTTCTCTTTTTAATCTTACAGAAATTAGGATATTCTTGGGCAGAGTATCTGTACCACCTAAGCTATGGTATGGTCGATTTGCCTAGCGGAAAGATGAAATCTCGTGAAGGTACTGTTGTAGATGCAGATGATCTTATGGTAGATATGACGCAAACTGCTAAAACCTTATCTGAAGATTTAGGAAAGCTAGATGGTTACTCTGCAGAAGAAAAAGAAGAACTTTATAAAACAATAGGCTTAGGTGCATTAAAATATTACATCTTAAAGGTAGATCCTAAAAAACGAATTTTATTTAACCCAGAAGAATCAGTCGATTTTCAAGGTAATACAGGTCCGTTTATACAATACACCTATGCCAGAATACAATCTATCCTAAGAAAATCTAAGTTAGATACAAACGCTCCAGTAGCAGAAACACCTAAGAGCTTACACCCAAAGGAAAAGGAGTTGTTAAAAATAATGTTACAATTCCCTGAAGTTATTCAGCAGGCGGCGCAACAACACAGTCCTGCATTAATTGCAAATTACACTTACGATTTGGTTAAAGAGTTTAATTCCTTCTATCAAAATGTTACAATTTTAGGAACAGATGATGAGGTGCTAAAAACCTTTAGGGTAGCATTGTCTTTTAAAGTTTCTGAACTAATTAAAGATGCTTTTAGCTTATTGGGAATACAGGTTCCTGTAAGAATGTAG
- the ffh gene encoding signal recognition particle protein, which yields MFDSLSDKLDKALHVLKGHGQITEVNVAETLKEVRRALVDADVNYKIAKEFTSTVKEKALGQGVLKDLKPGQLMVKLVKDELTELMGGEVEGINLSGNPSIILMSGLQGSGKTTFSGKLANFLKNKKTKKPLLVACDIYRPAAINQLHVVGEQIGVEVFSDEGNQDPVAISKAAIAHAKQNGHNVVIIDTAGRLAVDEAMMTEISNIHKAIQPQETLFVVDSMTGQDAVNTAKAFNDTLNFDGVILTKLDGDTRGGAAISIKSVVDKPIKFIGTGEKMDAIDVFYPSRMADRILGMGDVVSLVERAQEQYDEEEARKLQKKIAKNQFGFDDFLKQIQQVKKMGSMKDLMGMIPGAGKMMKDIDIDDDAFKGIEAIIHSMTPEERSNPSIINSSRKKRVAKGSGTSVQEVNQLLKQFTQMSKMMKMMQGGGGKKMMQMMGKMR from the coding sequence ATGTTCGATAGTTTAAGTGATAAGTTAGATAAAGCCCTTCACGTCCTAAAAGGACACGGCCAAATTACAGAAGTAAACGTTGCAGAAACATTAAAAGAAGTACGTCGTGCTTTAGTTGATGCCGATGTTAACTATAAAATAGCCAAAGAATTTACCTCTACGGTAAAAGAAAAGGCATTAGGACAAGGTGTATTAAAAGACCTTAAGCCAGGCCAATTAATGGTTAAGCTTGTAAAAGATGAGCTAACTGAACTTATGGGTGGTGAGGTAGAAGGTATAAACCTTTCTGGTAATCCAAGCATAATTCTTATGTCTGGTTTACAAGGTTCTGGTAAAACCACCTTTTCCGGTAAGCTAGCAAACTTCCTTAAGAATAAAAAGACAAAGAAACCTTTATTAGTTGCTTGTGATATTTATCGTCCAGCAGCAATAAATCAATTACACGTCGTAGGTGAGCAAATTGGTGTTGAGGTGTTTAGTGATGAGGGAAACCAAGATCCTGTTGCTATTTCTAAAGCTGCAATAGCGCACGCTAAACAAAATGGTCATAATGTTGTGATTATTGATACCGCAGGTCGTTTAGCTGTAGATGAAGCGATGATGACAGAAATCTCTAACATTCATAAAGCTATACAGCCGCAAGAAACATTATTTGTGGTCGACTCTATGACAGGTCAAGATGCTGTAAATACTGCAAAAGCGTTTAATGATACCTTAAATTTTGATGGTGTAATCCTTACTAAATTAGATGGTGATACTCGTGGTGGTGCTGCAATCTCAATTAAATCTGTTGTAGATAAACCAATAAAATTTATTGGTACAGGAGAAAAGATGGATGCTATCGATGTTTTCTATCCATCTCGTATGGCAGATCGTATCTTGGGAATGGGAGATGTTGTGTCTCTTGTTGAACGTGCTCAAGAACAATATGACGAAGAAGAAGCTAGAAAGCTACAGAAGAAAATTGCTAAAAATCAATTTGGATTCGATGATTTCCTAAAGCAAATACAACAGGTTAAGAAAATGGGGTCTATGAAAGATCTTATGGGAATGATTCCTGGAGCTGGAAAAATGATGAAGGATATAGATATAGATGATGATGCTTTTAAAGGTATTGAAGCTATAATACATTCTATGACACCTGAAGAACGATCAAACCCAAGTATTATAAACTCTAGTAGAAAAAAGCGTGTTGCTAAAGGTTCCGGAACTAGTGTTCAGGAAGTAAATCAACTGTTAAAGCAGTTTACTCAAATGAGTAAAATGATGAAGATGATGCAAGGTGGTGGCGGAAAGAAAATGATGCAAATGATGGGTAAAATGCGTTAA